From the genome of Bartonella sp. M0283:
TGGTGACCTTCAAAACAGGACGGAGTTTTAAATATGGAAAAGAATATGGCTGGTGAAAAAACTTTTGAATACCGCACGAAAGGGAACATAAAAGTTAGCCGTTTTTGCGAGAATATTGCCTATGAAAGTGCAATCGACAAAATGGTTGATGCTCTGGATAGCCACCGTGGGGCAATTTTTTCATCGAATTATGAATATCCGGGGCGCTATACACGCTGGGATTCCGGCATTATCGACCCGCCAATTGCCATTACGTCGCGCGGGCGGGTGATGAAAATCGAGGCGCTCAACGAGCGCGGTCAAGTCATCCTCGATATGATCGAGCCACGTCTTGAAATTCTCGACGCTGTCGAAGCAACCGAGCGCGAAAAAGCCAAATTGGCAATTACGGTCAAAAAACCGGGTCGTGTCTTCAGCGAGGAAGAACGCTCCCGTATGCCATCGGTTTTTTCTCTGTTGCGGGCTATTTGCGATCTTTTCCATTCGACAGAAGACCAGAGTCTTGGCCTTTACGGCGCTTTCGGCTATGACCTTGCGTTCCAGTTCGAACCCATAGAATTTAAAATCAAACGTCCTGACGACCAGCGGGATATGGTGCTTTATTTGCCGGATTCCATTCTCATTGTCGACCATTATTCGGCGCGCGCATGGATCGAGAATTATGATTTTTCCGAGCATGAAAAAACAACCATAGGTTTAGTTCGTTCTACCGAAGAAAAGCCGTTTAAAGCGGCCAAAGCGGTTCCGCAAAAAGGCGATCATGAAAAGGGCGAATATGCTTCTCTGGTGAGGGAAGCCAAGGAAAGTTTCAAGCGCGGCGATCTCTTCGAGGTGGTGCCGGGGCAAACTTTCTATGAAGCTTGTCCGGCAAGTCCTTCGGCAATCAGCAGAAGATTGAAACTTACCAATCCATCTCCCTATTCTTTCTTTATAAATCTCGGAGAACAGGAATATCTCGTTGGCGCTTCGCCTGAAATGTATGTTCGGGTGACGGGAAGGCGGGTTGAAACCTGCCCGATTTCCGGAACAATCAAACGCGGGCAGGATGCTATTGCCGATTCCGAGCAGATATTGGCTTTGCTCAATTCCAAAAAGGATGAGTCGGAATTGACCATGTGCTCGGATGTTGACCGCAATGATAAAAGCCGCGTATGCGAACCGGGGTCGGTGAGGGTTATCGGGCGCCGGCAAATTGAAATGTATTCGCGCCTTATTCACACGGTTGATCATATCGAGGGGCGTTTGAGAAACGGCCTTGATGCGTTCGATGCTTTTCTGTCCCATGCATGGGCTGTGACTGTAACCGGTGCACCGAAATTATGGGCTATGCGCTTTATCGAAAATCATGAAAGAAGTGCGCGTGCATGGTATGCGGGCGCTATCGGCATGATTTTCTTCAATGGCGATATGAATACGGGGCTCACTCTTCGCACCGTGCGCATCAAGGATGGTGTGGCATCGGTCAGGGCAGGCGCAACATTGCTTTATGATTCCAATCCGGAAGA
Proteins encoded in this window:
- a CDS encoding anthranilate synthase → MEKNMAGEKTFEYRTKGNIKVSRFCENIAYESAIDKMVDALDSHRGAIFSSNYEYPGRYTRWDSGIIDPPIAITSRGRVMKIEALNERGQVILDMIEPRLEILDAVEATEREKAKLAITVKKPGRVFSEEERSRMPSVFSLLRAICDLFHSTEDQSLGLYGAFGYDLAFQFEPIEFKIKRPDDQRDMVLYLPDSILIVDHYSARAWIENYDFSEHEKTTIGLVRSTEEKPFKAAKAVPQKGDHEKGEYASLVREAKESFKRGDLFEVVPGQTFYEACPASPSAISRRLKLTNPSPYSFFINLGEQEYLVGASPEMYVRVTGRRVETCPISGTIKRGQDAIADSEQILALLNSKKDESELTMCSDVDRNDKSRVCEPGSVRVIGRRQIEMYSRLIHTVDHIEGRLRNGLDAFDAFLSHAWAVTVTGAPKLWAMRFIENHERSARAWYAGAIGMIFFNGDMNTGLTLRTVRIKDGVASVRAGATLLYDSNPEEEEKETELKASAMIAAIRDSAKPLPKAVRQEKEKPGTGVNILLVDHEDSFVHTLANYFRETGAKVTTVRSPVDEKVFETVNPDLVVLSPGPGTPKDFNCEDTINKARARKIPIFGVCLGLQALTEAFGGSLRVLDQPMHGKPSRIHITSETLLFKDLPKEITVGRYHSIFADPSRLPSEFNVTAETADGVIMAIEHKSQPIAAVQFHPESIMSLGGNVGMAIIENVVSRLIKKAWQ